The following nucleotide sequence is from Micromonospora sp. WMMD1120.
GCGCCTGGGCAGTGCGGAACTGGTCATGACCACATCTTCGCCGTCGGCGTTCGGAAACCCGTACGCGGGTCGGCCCTACCCCTAACCGGCAACCTGGTCCGCGTCCAGGAGCTTCGCTGAGCCGTCCGGTCCTCGACGTACGCCGGGACTGCTGACCGGGCGACGCACCCGCGCGTACCTCCGTGATCGGGCCCGCGGGTGCGTAACGTGCAGGGGCAAACGTTGTCGCGACGAGGAGACCTCATGTCCAAGCCACCGCTTCCCGACGCCGCGGTCGAGATGCTGCGCAAGCCGAACCCGGCCGTCATGACCACCCTTCGCAACGGTGGTCAGCCGGTCTCGGCCGCCACCTGGTACCTGTGGGAGGACGGCCGGATCCTGGTGAACATGGACGAGAGCCGCCGTCGGCTGGAGCACATCCGCAACGACCCCCGGGTGTCCCTCACCGTGCTCGACGAGGCGGGGTGGTACACGCACGTCAGCATCATCGGGCACGTCGCCGAGCTGCGCGTGGACGAGGGTCTGGCCGACATCGACCGGCTGTCGAAGCACTACACCGGCAACGCCTACCCCCGGCGGGAGCGCGGTCGGGTGAGCGCCCTTATCGAGATCGACAGGTGGCACGGCTGGGGTTCGCAGAAGGACAACAACCAGGTGGGTTGAGCGGCGGTCCGGTCGCCGGAGACGGCGGCCGGGCGCACCACCGCGTCGGCCGTGGGTCAGGGGGTCCGGGTCGCGGTCGAGCGGACGCCGACGCGGGTCACCAGGTAGCCGAAGGCCGCCGCGGTGAAGAACATGACGATGCCGTAGACGGCCCCCGGGATCGCCATCCGGGTGCTGTCCAGCAGCGCCGGGCTGAGCGCGATGGTGATGGCCAGGGTGCTGTTGTGGATGCCGATCTCGAACCCGGCGGCCGTCGCGGCGGCGCGGTCGACCCCGGCGAGGCGCGGCACCCCGTACCCGATGGCGAGGCTCAGCAGGTTGAAGGCGAGCACGGCCAGCCCGACCGAGACGAAGTAGTCGGCGAGGTTCTCCCGCTCGCCGAGCACGGCGCCGGCGATCACCGCGACGAGGACGACGACGGACAGCACCCGGACCGGGCGGCGCAACCGCTCGGCGACGTGCGGCAACCGGGCCCGGACCAGCATGCCGAGCGCGACCGGGACGAGCACGATGGCGAAGACCTGGAGCACCTTGTCGAACTGGAGGCCGATGCTCCTTCCGTCCGGCAGGAAGTACGCGGCCGACAGGTTCACCAGGATCGGCAGTGTGAACACGGCGAGCACCGAGTTGACGGCGGTCAACGTGATGTTCAGGGCCACGTGCCCGCCGAACAGGTGACTGTAGAGGTTGGCGGTCGTGCCGCCCGGTGAGGCGGCCAGCAGCATCATGCCGACGGCCAGCTCGGGCGCGAGGTCGAACGCGAGGACGAGGCAGAAGCAGAGCGCCGGCAGCAGGAGCACCTGGCACACCAGGGCGATGACGGCGGCTCGCGGGTGCTGGGCCACCCGGCGGAAGTCCGCCATGGTCAGTCCGAGACCCAGACCGAGCATGATGATGCCGAGGGCGATGGGCAGTCCGATCAGGGTGACGGCGGAGTCCATGGCACATGGTTACCGTCGGGTAATGCCGTCACCATCCCCCGTCTGGCTGATCGACTATTGACCCCGGACGGTGACCGCCTTAACTTCATCAATCAGATAAGTGTCTTTACTAATTCTGTTCTGATTGTCTCGTGGGAGTGTGCCGATGCGACCATTGCGCCACCGCCGACTCACCGCCGTCGTCGCCCTGACGACCCTGCTGATCACCGCCGCCCCTCCGACCGCCGCGAGCGCCGCCGACAACCAGCGTCGCGCCGGCTACCACCGGGTCGGCTACTTCACCCAGTGGGGCATCTACGGCCGGGCCTTCCCGGTCAAGAAGCTCGACACCTCCGGCGCGGCGAGCCGCCTCACCCACGTCAACTACGCCTTCGGCAACATCAGCGAGGACGGCCGCTGCTACGTCGACGGCGGGCCCGGTGAGGGCGACGCCTGGGCCGACTACCAGCGCCCGGTCCCCGCCGAGGAGAGCGTGGACGGCGTCGCGGACGCCCCGGGCCAGGCGCTCAACGGCAACTTCCACCAGCTCGCCAAGCTCAAGGCCAAGCACCCCGACCTGAAGGTGCTCATCTCGCTGGGCGGCTGGAGTTGGTCGACCTATTTCTCGAACGCGGCCCGCACCGACGCCTCCCGCAAGGCGTTCGTCGCGTCCTGCATCGACCTCTACCTGAAGGGCAACCTGCCGGGCAGCACGCCGGGCGCCGGCGCCGGGGTCTTCGACGGCATCGACCTCGACTGGGAGTGGCCCAACTCAGACGGTGAGCCGGGCAACGTGATCCGCCCGGAGGACCGGGAGAACTTCACCAAGCTGCTCGCCGAGTTCCGCCGGCAGCTCGACGCGTACGGACGCACGACCCGCGCGCACCACCCGCTGACCGCGTTCCTGCCGGCCAACCCGGCCGCCATGGACGCCGGCTACGAGGGTCGCAAGATATTCAGGTACCTCGACTTCGCCACCGTGCAGGGCTACGACTTCCACGGCGGCTGGGACGCGGTGGCCAACCAGCAGTCCGCGCTGCGGGTGCCGACCGGCTCGCCGGACAACCCGGACTTCTCGGTGGAGGTGGCCGTCGACGGCTGGATCGCCCGGGGCGCGCCGCGCGCCAAGCTCGTCCTCGGCATCCCCTACTACGGTCGCGGCTGGACCGGCATCACCGGCGGCGGAAACGGCCTCTTCCAACCGGCGACCGGGCCCGCGCCGGCCACCTTCGAGGCCGGCTACGAGGACTACAAGAAGCTCAAGACGCTGGCCGGCAACGGGTTCGCCGTGCACCGCGACCTGCGCGCCGGGCACGCCTGGCTGTTCGACGGCACGACCCTGTGGACGTACGACGACCCGGCGGTCGTGTTGCAGAAGACGCTCTACATCCGACGGGCCGGCCTCGGTGGCGCGATGATCTGGTCGCTCGACGGCGACGACGACAACGCCACGCTGACCAAGACCATCGGCCTCGGGCTCGGCACCCGGTAGCCGTACCGTACGGCCCGTCGCCGGTCGACAGTCGGCTGGCGGCGGGCCCGCTACGCGACCTCGCGCACCGCGGCGTCGATCAGCGCCGTCACCTGGTCCATGTCCCGGGCCTGGTGTACGTCGACCTCCGCCGACCAGCCCGGTCGGCGCAACCGCACCGTCACGTCCTCGCGGCGGTGGGTCAACCAGCCGGCGACCGACTGGACCAGCACCATGACAGCCCCGGCGTCGTCGACAGTCACCCGCAGCACGTCGTCGGCGTCGGCGTCGCCCGCCGGCGACCCGAACGCACCGTCGCCGGCCGGCGGTGCCGCGGATGTGCTGACCACCCCCTCGCGCAACCGGTCCTCGGCGCGCAGCCACGACGCCAGCGAGCGCCGGGCGTCGGCCGAGGAGGAATCGGGTTGGACCGACAGCGTGATCGTCTCCGGCATCGTCTCCACCTTCCTGGCATCGACAACGCTCTTCATCCTGCCAGCCCACCGCCGCGCCGGCATCCCAGGAAGTCGTCGATGTCGATCAGACCTTGACCGTGCTGACCACGGTTCATAGGCTCCGGCCACCGCGAGGCCTTCCCGGAGAAGGGAACCCGAGAACCATGGCCCGATCGTCGCGTCCGTTCTGGACCGTACCCACGAAGCGGCTGGCGAGCGCCACCACGGTAGCGCTCCTGCTCGGCCTGACTCCCCTGCTCAGCGGCACGTCGGCCGCGAACGCCGCCCGTCCGCCCGGCTGCGTCGACGACCCGAACGCACGGCTGGCCAGCGTGCCCACGCCGGAGAACGCGCTCGGCTTCCCCCTCGGCGTCGGGCAGGAGCGGGTCGTCACCAACGACGAGATCCGCTCCTACCTCTCGGCGGTGGACACCGCCTCCGACCGGGTCGTCACCGGCGTGCTGACCACCAGCGTGCTCGGCCAGCCCCTGCCGTACGCGGTGGTCTCCAACGAACGGCACGTGCGGCCGGCGGCGCTACGGGCCATCGCCGACGACGTCCGGGCGCTGCGCGACCCACGCCGCACCAGCGCCCGGACTGCCGCGCGTACCGCGAGGGACAGCCCGGCCATCGTCTGGGTCACCGCGAACGTGCACGGCGGTGAGAAGAGCGGCGCCGACGCGGCCCTCAAGACGCTGTACGAGCTGGCCGCCGGCCTGTCCTGCGATGTCGCACGACGCAACGACAACCTGGTCACCATCATCGTGCCCACCCAGAACCCGGACGGGCGCGACGCGACCCGGCGGCAGAACGAGTACGGCTTCGACCTGAACCGGGACTGGTTCGCCCGCACCCAGCAGGAGACCGACGGCAAGCTCGAACTGCTGCGCCGCTACCCGCCGCAGGTCTTCGTCGACGCGCACGAGATGGGCGGCCGGCAGTACTTCTTCCCGCCCAACGCCGACCCGATCCACCACGAGATCGCCGGCGAGGCGGTGGACTGGATCAACCGGATCGGCGAGGCCAACAAGGCCGGTTTCGGCTTCAACGGCGCCTGCGACGACACCGTCACCACCGAGTGCTACTTCAACTACGACACGTACGACATGTTCTTCATGGGCTACGGCGACACGGTGCCGACCACCGGCTTCGGCGCGGCCGGCATGACGTACGAGAAGGGCAGCGCCTCGGCCGTCGCCGACCGGGTCCAGCAGCAGTACCACACCCAGTGGGCGACGCTCGGCTGGGCCGCCGCCAACAAGCGCGAGGTGCTGGACGGCTACTTCGACATCTGGACCGACGCGCTCGCCCAGGGCCGGGCGGGCACGTTGGAGCCGAACGAGGTGGTGCAGCCCACGAACGAGGTCCAGTTCCCGGTGCCGGACCTCACCATCCGCTCGTACTTCCTGCTGCCCGACCGGCAGCTCGCCGACGTCCGCCAGCTCGTCGAGCGGCTGCGCCGGATGGACGTCGAGGTGTACGAGGTGCGCAGGCCGACCCGGGTGCCCACCGCGCGGGTCTTCGGCGGGCGCGCCGCCACGAACGTGACGGTGCCCAAGGGGGCGTACTGGATTCCGATGGACCAGCCGCAGAAGCACTGGATCCAGGCCGTCCTGGGCGAGGACCCGTACGTGCCGTTCCCGTACTTCTACGACGTGTCGTCCTGGAGCAACCCGCTGCTGATGGGCATCTCCGCCATCTACACCGGAGACGACGTCCGGCCCAGCGCCGACCTGGTCCGCAAGATCAGCGGTGGTCGCACCGGCCCGGCGTGGCCGTGGGGCTCCTACACCTACCCGCTGGACTCGGCCGCCGCCGCCGAGTTCACCTTCACCCTGCTCGACCGGGGCGTCCCCCTCGTCCGGGACCTGACCACCAGCCGGGTCGCGCTCCCGGCGACAGGCTTCAACCGCACCGTCGACGCGTTGGCCGGCCGGCTCGGGGTCACACTCACCCCCGGTGGGCGGCCCACCGGCACCCGACTCACGGTGCCCGACGTGGGGCTGTTCTCGGGCACCGGCATCTCCACCACCTCCGGCTCCCACGGCGAGGCGCGCTACGTGCTCGGCAAGCGGTGGGGGCTCGACCTGAAGCCGGTCACCACCGCCGACATCAACGACAACACCGAGGCGTTCACCGGGCGTACCGTCCTGCTGGTTCCCGACGGCAGCAGCGCGACCGGCGGTCTGACCGCCACCGGGCAGGCCAACCTGCGCGACTGGGTCGCCAGGGGCAACACCTACCTCGGGTTGCGCAACGAGGGCACCCGGCTCGCCCGCGCCGCCGGGCTGACCTCGACCACCGAGAAGACCAAGCCGGACGACTACCTGGTGATCGGCTCGCACCTGCGCGTCGACGTCGACACCGCCAGCCCGGTCGCGTCGGGTCGCCCGGCGGAGGACTTCGAGTTCAACAACAGCGACCCGATCCTCACCCCGAGCAGCACCGGGACGAACGTGCTCAGCTACCCGACGGACGACACGTTCTGGGCCAACGGCTACACCGTCGGCGCGGACATACTGAAGGGCACGGCCGCCGTCGTGGACGAGCCGACCGGCGCCGGTCGCGCGGTGCTGTTCGCGTTCAATCCGCTGTTCCGGGCGTACAACGAAAGTGGTCTGCACCTGGTGGCCAACACGCTGCTCTACCCGAGCACCGCGACCCCGCAGGCCCGGCGGACGCCGGCCGTGGACGCGGCGCGCGCCCGCGCCGCCGCCACGCCGACCCCGGCGGACCTGGGCGGCGGGTGGCGGCCGATCACCATCGAGGTCGCCGCCGGCGACCTGCCCCGCACGCGGGCCATCGTCGAACGCTTCACCACCGACGCCCGGACCGCCACGAAGAACACCTCGGGGTACGTCGTGATCCCGAACCCGCGGGGACTCCAGGCCGACGAACACCCGTTCGCGAGAGATCTGGTACGCGCGCTGACCGCCGCCAAGGTGCCGCTACGGTCGGTGGTGGCCTGACGACATCCGCCACGGCGAAACGCCCGTCCCCTGACCGGGGGCGGGCGCTTCGTCGCGTCGCTGGTCGGCGCGCGAACCGGCCGGGCGCCGGCGCACGGGCCGGACGCAGCGCACGGGCCGGACGCAGCGCACGGGCCGGACGCAGCGCACGGGCCGGACGCAGCGCACGGGCCGGACGCGGCGCACGGGCCGGACGCGGCGCACGGGCCGGACGCGGCCTTCTTGGCGGTCAGGGCTGCCGGGCGACCTTGGCGACGAACGCCCGCCAGGATGCCGGGGCGAAGACCAGCGCCGGCCCGGCCGGGTCCTTGGAGTCACGCACGCCGACGATGCCGGGCAGATTGTCGGCGACCTCGACGCAGTTGCCACCCCCGGAGCCGCTACGGGTGGACGTGCGCCAGACAGCGCCAGTCAGGTCCATGACGTCACCACTTCCCTCATCAGATCCAGTGACTGCCGGCGGGGCAGCGCCTCGCTACGAACCATCTCCCACCGCGACATCAGGGTATCCACGTCGTCGTCGCGGTCGACGACCACGCCGCCGAGCTGGTTCTCCATTTCCGCCACCCACTTGTGGTCGGGCAGTCGTGCCAGGCTGAACGGCCCGGTCAGGCCGACGTGCATGCTGACCTCGTCCGGAAGTATGTGGACACTGATGGTCGATTGCTCCGCCAGGGTGGTCAACTGCTTGATCTGGCCCGCCATGACGTCGCGAAAGTCCGCGACGGCGCGGCGCAGCACCGCCTCGGCGATGACGGCGACGACATGCGGGGCGGGCGTCTTGGTGAGGATCGCCTGCCGGTCGATCCGGTGGGCGAGCCGCTTCTCCACCTCGTCGTCGCTCAGTGTCTCGTTGCAGCGGATGACGGCTCGGGCGTAGCTCTCGGTTTGGAGCAGACCGGGAACCAGGGACGGCTGCCAGGACCGGAGCTGCGTCGCCGTGCGTTCGGCGTCGAGCCACGGCAGGAACCAGGCCGGCGCGCCGAGCTTCCCGACCATGCGCTCGAACAGCCCGCCGTTCTTGAACGCCCGGTCAGCGCCCTTGATGAAGTCCATCGTCAGCGCCCGCGCCTCGCTCTCCACGGCGCTGACGTGCGAGGCGCTGAAACCCGCGCCCCGACCGAATGCCTCCTGGGTCATCCCGGACACGCCTCGGGCGCGACGGATCTCGCCCACGATGAACGCGGCCAGCGGATGCGGCAGATCGGCCATGCCAATGCTCCCCACCGGACAGTCGACTCCTGACGCCGGCACCCGACGCCGATCGTGCCGCCGAATGAGCGAACACCCCCCGAGCGTAGCCATCTCCACAACAGACCGTCACGACCGGCACGGATTCCGAATCGCATTCCGCAACCGTCCGCAAAAACCCGCCCCCACCCTGCCTCCCCCAAGCCCCACCTCCCTCCCCCTCCCTCGCTGGCGATTCCGAGCAGATCTTGGACAGTTTCCGTTAGCGGTTAACGGAAACTCTCCAAGATCTCGTATAGGTATCCATGATCACGCGCGGCAGTGGGGAGTGGACGGTGCTGCGGAGGGACAAAGCAGTCATGCCGGGCGGCGGCCAGCCGCCAGACGAGCCGGAAGGCCAGGCCGGAAGGCCAGGCCGGGCGGGCGGACCGAACAGGCGGACCGGACGGGCAGCGAGCCGGCAGCCGGGCCAGGCCGGCGGCCAACCGGCAGCCGGGCCGGCGGGACCGGGCGGCGGGCAGCCGGGCCAGCGGGACGGGCGGCGGGCAGCCGGGCCAGCGGGACGGGCGGCGGGCAGCCGGGCCAGCGGGACGGGCGGCGGGCCGGCGGGCGGGCCGGCGGGCGGGCCGGCGGGCGGGCGGGCCGGCGGGCGGGCCGGCGGGAACTGTCCAAGATCTGGTGGTGTCTCGGCGGCCGAGGGTAGAGGGTTTCGGGATGCTTCCCGCGGATGACGCCGACGCGCTCGACTGGCTCGCCTTCGAGCAGGCGGGCGTTCTGACCACCAGGCAGGTGTCCGGGCTGCTCAGCGAGGGGACGGTGCGGGGCCGGGTCCGTTCGGGTCGGTGGCGGTCGATCTGCCGTGGCGTGCTGCTGACCGGCAACGGCCGGCTCACCCGCGACCAGCAGCTGTGGGTGGCGGTGCTGGCCACCGGGCCGGGTGCGCTGCTGGCCGGGGTGACCGCGGCGGCCGAGGCGGGGGTACGCGGGCTGCGGCGTGAGCCGTTGCACGTGCTGGTGCCGGCCGGCCGCCGGGCCGCCCGGACGACCCTGCGTAACCTCCCGATCGACATGCCCGCGGTGCTGGTGCATCGCACGTCGGTGTTACCGGACTCGCACCGGCAGCTCGCCCGCCCACCGCGCACGACGACGGCCAGGGCCCTCGTGGACGCGGCGGGATGGGCAACCGGCGTCGACGAGGCGCAGGGGGTGCTGGCGGCGGGTTGTCAGCAGCGTCGGGCGCTGCCCGGGGAGTTGCGGGCGGTGCTCGACGTCCTGCCGCGGGCACCGCGTCGGCGACTCATCGCGCAGGCGGTCGCCGACATCGCGGGCGGCGCGGAGGCCCTCTCCGAGATCGATTTCGTACGGCTGTGCCGACGGCATCGGCTCCCCGCCCCTGACCTTCAGCAGCGGCGGGTTGACGCGGCGGGCCGCAACCGCTGGCTGGACGCGTACTGGCGGGAGTGGCGGGTGCAGGTGGAGATCGACGGCGCGCACCACATGGACGCCCGGCAGTGGGCGGCCGACATGCGTCGACAGAACGACGTCTGGACCAGCGGCGATCGGATCCTGCGGTTTCCGGCCTGGCTGGTGCGTGCCCGCCCGGGGGAGGTCGCCGACACCGTCCGCCGTGCCCTCGTCGCCGCCGGCTGGACCCCCGCTCCGGTGGTGCGCCGACCGGCGCACCGGTGATGCGTCGGGGGCGGCGTGGTCGGTCACCGGTGCGACGTATCGGCTAGCGGACAGCGGCCGGGCCGGATCACGACAGCGGCCACGCCGCGCCAGGACGCAGGCTGACCGAGATCGTCGACGGTCAGATCCGGAGGAGGCGCGCTGTCGATGAACGTACCCAGTGGCCGGACGGCGCTCGCCGGCTGTCTCAGCGTGTTGCTGCTGGCCACGGTGGCCGGGTGTCGCCGGTCCCGACCGGCGCCCTCCCCCACCGGCGGCGCGGCGGCCGTCGGTCTCACCGTGCGTGCGGCGCAGCCGTCCTACCGGGTGGGTGAGCAGGTCGTCGTCCGGATGACGCTGACGAACAACGGCGACGCCGAGTGCCGGCTGAGTCGGGTGC
It contains:
- a CDS encoding PPOX class F420-dependent oxidoreductase → MSKPPLPDAAVEMLRKPNPAVMTTLRNGGQPVSAATWYLWEDGRILVNMDESRRRLEHIRNDPRVSLTVLDEAGWYTHVSIIGHVAELRVDEGLADIDRLSKHYTGNAYPRRERGRVSALIEIDRWHGWGSQKDNNQVG
- a CDS encoding bile acid:sodium symporter family protein is translated as MDSAVTLIGLPIALGIIMLGLGLGLTMADFRRVAQHPRAAVIALVCQVLLLPALCFCLVLAFDLAPELAVGMMLLAASPGGTTANLYSHLFGGHVALNITLTAVNSVLAVFTLPILVNLSAAYFLPDGRSIGLQFDKVLQVFAIVLVPVALGMLVRARLPHVAERLRRPVRVLSVVVLVAVIAGAVLGERENLADYFVSVGLAVLAFNLLSLAIGYGVPRLAGVDRAAATAAGFEIGIHNSTLAITIALSPALLDSTRMAIPGAVYGIVMFFTAAAFGYLVTRVGVRSTATRTP
- a CDS encoding glycoside hydrolase family 18 protein, with the translated sequence MRPLRHRRLTAVVALTTLLITAAPPTAASAADNQRRAGYHRVGYFTQWGIYGRAFPVKKLDTSGAASRLTHVNYAFGNISEDGRCYVDGGPGEGDAWADYQRPVPAEESVDGVADAPGQALNGNFHQLAKLKAKHPDLKVLISLGGWSWSTYFSNAARTDASRKAFVASCIDLYLKGNLPGSTPGAGAGVFDGIDLDWEWPNSDGEPGNVIRPEDRENFTKLLAEFRRQLDAYGRTTRAHHPLTAFLPANPAAMDAGYEGRKIFRYLDFATVQGYDFHGGWDAVANQQSALRVPTGSPDNPDFSVEVAVDGWIARGAPRAKLVLGIPYYGRGWTGITGGGNGLFQPATGPAPATFEAGYEDYKKLKTLAGNGFAVHRDLRAGHAWLFDGTTLWTYDDPAVVLQKTLYIRRAGLGGAMIWSLDGDDDNATLTKTIGLGLGTR
- a CDS encoding M14 family zinc carboxypeptidase → MARSSRPFWTVPTKRLASATTVALLLGLTPLLSGTSAANAARPPGCVDDPNARLASVPTPENALGFPLGVGQERVVTNDEIRSYLSAVDTASDRVVTGVLTTSVLGQPLPYAVVSNERHVRPAALRAIADDVRALRDPRRTSARTAARTARDSPAIVWVTANVHGGEKSGADAALKTLYELAAGLSCDVARRNDNLVTIIVPTQNPDGRDATRRQNEYGFDLNRDWFARTQQETDGKLELLRRYPPQVFVDAHEMGGRQYFFPPNADPIHHEIAGEAVDWINRIGEANKAGFGFNGACDDTVTTECYFNYDTYDMFFMGYGDTVPTTGFGAAGMTYEKGSASAVADRVQQQYHTQWATLGWAAANKREVLDGYFDIWTDALAQGRAGTLEPNEVVQPTNEVQFPVPDLTIRSYFLLPDRQLADVRQLVERLRRMDVEVYEVRRPTRVPTARVFGGRAATNVTVPKGAYWIPMDQPQKHWIQAVLGEDPYVPFPYFYDVSSWSNPLLMGISAIYTGDDVRPSADLVRKISGGRTGPAWPWGSYTYPLDSAAAAEFTFTLLDRGVPLVRDLTTSRVALPATGFNRTVDALAGRLGVTLTPGGRPTGTRLTVPDVGLFSGTGISTTSGSHGEARYVLGKRWGLDLKPVTTADINDNTEAFTGRTVLLVPDGSSATGGLTATGQANLRDWVARGNTYLGLRNEGTRLARAAGLTSTTEKTKPDDYLVIGSHLRVDVDTASPVASGRPAEDFEFNNSDPILTPSSTGTNVLSYPTDDTFWANGYTVGADILKGTAAVVDEPTGAGRAVLFAFNPLFRAYNESGLHLVANTLLYPSTATPQARRTPAVDAARARAAATPTPADLGGGWRPITIEVAAGDLPRTRAIVERFTTDARTATKNTSGYVVIPNPRGLQADEHPFARDLVRALTAAKVPLRSVVA
- a CDS encoding DUF397 domain-containing protein, which produces MDLTGAVWRTSTRSGSGGGNCVEVADNLPGIVGVRDSKDPAGPALVFAPASWRAFVAKVARQP
- a CDS encoding helix-turn-helix transcriptional regulator, translating into MADLPHPLAAFIVGEIRRARGVSGMTQEAFGRGAGFSASHVSAVESEARALTMDFIKGADRAFKNGGLFERMVGKLGAPAWFLPWLDAERTATQLRSWQPSLVPGLLQTESYARAVIRCNETLSDDEVEKRLAHRIDRQAILTKTPAPHVVAVIAEAVLRRAVADFRDVMAGQIKQLTTLAEQSTISVHILPDEVSMHVGLTGPFSLARLPDHKWVAEMENQLGGVVVDRDDDVDTLMSRWEMVRSEALPRRQSLDLMREVVTSWT